The following are encoded in a window of Telmatobacter sp. DSM 110680 genomic DNA:
- a CDS encoding M23 family metallopeptidase: protein MRKVISASILLIILIPISMLMGCSAAPAIDLPTPVSTIGQATPITVHASGPSGIRSASATIEQNGSSYSVWQMAQPSKAKESTWNFLAGVKTTPQLKDGKAKLIVEATSNGLMHKSARIERDVTVVTQPPTVSADSDQHYLYIGMADTATFNVTGAYSAAGIRVGDQSYRSWPMPGGKPGLFSLFAFAWNMPQSTIPVVFASNGAGNDVTTPITVIFPKKEQPHYTVHDLQISDAFMQKVVGELDPNGSGDMVARFVKINNEMRKSNNKTLSDLRLKTADHFLFTQPFARQSHSQAEATFADLRNYIYQGKKIDQQVHLGYDLAVTQHVGVEASNDGRIVWAAPLGIYGNCVVVDHGYGLQTIYGHMSHIDVHEGDMVKRGQIMGQSGMTGMAGGDHIHFAMQLDGVQIDPKEWWDPHWIQDHITKRIDAGMAPMTEAAYVPPKKRAHAAKSRKHR from the coding sequence GTGCGCAAAGTCATTTCCGCTTCAATTCTGCTCATTATCCTTATTCCCATCTCCATGCTGATGGGCTGTTCCGCAGCACCCGCGATTGACCTGCCAACGCCGGTAAGCACCATCGGACAAGCAACGCCGATTACGGTGCACGCGTCTGGTCCGAGCGGCATACGCAGTGCATCGGCGACCATCGAGCAAAATGGCTCCAGCTACTCTGTCTGGCAGATGGCGCAGCCGTCGAAGGCGAAAGAGTCCACCTGGAACTTTTTGGCGGGGGTGAAGACGACCCCGCAGTTGAAGGACGGAAAAGCAAAGCTGATCGTGGAGGCGACTTCAAACGGTTTGATGCATAAGTCAGCCCGCATCGAGCGCGACGTGACAGTGGTGACACAACCGCCCACGGTCAGCGCCGATTCCGACCAGCACTATCTCTACATCGGCATGGCCGACACGGCGACCTTCAACGTGACCGGTGCATACAGCGCGGCCGGCATACGCGTCGGCGACCAGTCGTATCGCTCATGGCCGATGCCGGGCGGCAAACCCGGCTTGTTCTCCCTGTTTGCCTTTGCGTGGAATATGCCGCAAAGCACCATTCCCGTGGTCTTTGCATCCAACGGCGCCGGAAACGACGTCACGACCCCCATCACTGTGATCTTCCCCAAAAAGGAACAGCCGCATTACACGGTGCATGACCTGCAGATCAGCGACGCCTTTATGCAGAAGGTTGTCGGCGAGTTGGATCCCAACGGCTCTGGAGACATGGTTGCACGCTTCGTCAAAATCAATAACGAGATGCGCAAATCCAACAACAAGACCCTCTCCGACCTGCGCCTCAAGACGGCCGACCACTTCCTCTTTACGCAGCCCTTCGCGCGCCAGTCGCACTCGCAGGCCGAAGCAACGTTTGCCGATCTGCGCAACTATATCTACCAGGGCAAGAAGATTGATCAGCAAGTACACCTTGGCTACGACCTTGCCGTGACGCAGCATGTAGGCGTCGAGGCGTCGAACGATGGCCGGATCGTGTGGGCAGCTCCGCTCGGCATCTACGGCAACTGCGTGGTGGTCGATCACGGCTATGGCCTGCAGACGATCTACGGACATATGAGCCACATCGACGTCCACGAGGGCGACATGGTCAAGCGGGGCCAGATTATGGGGCAGAGCGGCATGACCGGCATGGCTGGCGGCGATCATATCCACTTCGCGATGCAGCTGGATGGCGTGCAGATTGATCCCAAGGAGTGGTGGGATCCGCACTGGATCCAGGACCATATCACTAAGCGCATCGATGCCGGCATGGCACCTATGACGGAGGCGGCCTATGTACCGCCGAAGAAGAGGGCCCACGCGGCAAAATCCCGGAAGCACCGGTAA
- a CDS encoding alpha-amylase family glycosyl hydrolase → MKSRLSVAFACFLAASFGTGFPVLAQQADPAIASLQARTSPEWLKSGTIYQIFVRSFSPSGDLNGVTGRLDDLHKLGVNILWLMPIHPYGQVKKKGSLGSPYAVRDYYAIDPPLGTKEDLRRLVQEAHKRQMKVIIDMVANHTSWDSVMMAHPDFYKKDKEGHVTYPYDWTDVAALDYSNPKLRHYMTDMLLYWIKNFDLDGYRCDAAGEVPTDFWEQARKELEQAKPDIMMLAEASKPELMRSAFDIDYAWPMLHTVDDIEMNGEPATKVRDTIEQQDALFPKGTLHMRMSDDHDELRAVTRYGFPGAIAASALMFTLNGTPLIYNGMEVGDDTQSRDPALFEPQKIFWSAESWHPEYRKFYESLTALRHDHPALQQGATIWLHNSNEQHVVTYLRRSGSEEFLIAINLSNTPFRGSVEATGNWKEIELPVSKTEPEAVPFISLNAFGARIFQKQAQ, encoded by the coding sequence ATGAAGTCGAGGCTGTCCGTTGCTTTCGCTTGTTTTCTTGCCGCATCATTCGGAACCGGTTTTCCTGTACTCGCCCAGCAAGCTGATCCCGCTATCGCGTCGTTGCAGGCACGAACTTCGCCGGAGTGGTTGAAGTCCGGGACGATCTACCAGATCTTTGTGCGCTCGTTCTCGCCGTCGGGCGATTTGAATGGCGTGACCGGACGTCTCGATGACTTGCATAAGCTCGGCGTGAACATTCTTTGGCTCATGCCAATTCATCCCTACGGACAGGTGAAGAAGAAGGGCTCGCTGGGAAGTCCATACGCGGTTCGCGACTACTACGCGATCGATCCGCCGCTGGGCACTAAGGAAGATCTCCGTCGCCTGGTGCAGGAAGCGCACAAGCGGCAGATGAAAGTCATCATCGACATGGTCGCCAATCATACCTCGTGGGACAGCGTGATGATGGCGCATCCCGATTTCTACAAGAAGGATAAGGAAGGCCACGTCACCTATCCCTACGATTGGACCGATGTGGCGGCGCTCGACTATTCCAATCCGAAGCTGCGCCACTATATGACGGACATGCTGCTCTATTGGATTAAGAATTTTGATCTCGATGGATATCGCTGCGATGCGGCGGGAGAGGTGCCAACCGATTTCTGGGAGCAGGCACGCAAAGAACTTGAGCAGGCCAAACCCGATATCATGATGCTCGCCGAGGCATCGAAGCCAGAGTTGATGCGGAGCGCCTTCGACATTGACTACGCATGGCCGATGCTGCACACGGTCGATGACATTGAGATGAACGGTGAACCTGCCACCAAGGTTCGCGACACCATCGAGCAGCAGGATGCGCTGTTTCCCAAGGGCACGCTGCACATGCGGATGAGCGACGATCACGATGAGTTGCGTGCTGTGACGCGTTACGGATTCCCTGGCGCTATCGCCGCTTCCGCTCTCATGTTCACGCTGAACGGAACGCCGCTCATCTATAACGGCATGGAAGTAGGCGATGATACGCAGTCGCGCGATCCCGCTCTGTTCGAGCCGCAGAAGATCTTCTGGAGCGCGGAGAGCTGGCATCCCGAGTACCGCAAGTTCTATGAAAGCCTGACGGCTCTGCGCCACGATCATCCCGCGCTGCAACAAGGTGCAACTATATGGTTGCATAATAGTAATGAACAGCACGTTGTGACCTATCTGCGGCGCTCAGGGAGCGAAGAATTTCTGATAGCCATCAATCTGTCGAATACCCCGTTTCGCGGAAGCGTGGAAGCCACCGGGAACTGGAAAGAAATTGAACTTCCGGTCTCGAAAACTGAACCTGAAGCCGTTCCGTTTATCTCGCTGAACGCGTTCGGGGCTCGCATCTTCCAGAAGCAAGCCCAGTAG
- a CDS encoding MFS transporter, whose translation MSTSQTEQVGAKTVTYFRKPERSFWQIWNMSFGFLGIQFGWGLQMANMSAIYEYLGARANQIPILWLAAPLTGLLIQPLIGHASDHTWGRLGRRRPYFLVGAILSSLMLILMPNASALWMAAGMLWILDASINVSMEPFRAFVADILPEGQRTGGFAMQSLFIGLGASFSSALPYILTNVFHMQQKVGDTRAVPTVVRLSFYVGAVAFIGAVLWTIMTTKEYPPQDMEAFRRAKAEKTSLSSSAREIFAAIAEMPDTMRKLGPVQLCTWLGLFCMWLYFPVAVAHNVFGANDTSSPLYQAGVEWGGNCFAVYSIVCFAFSFALPGLARKLGRKNTHTVCLICGALGLMSVSVIHNKYVLLLTMVGVGIAWASTLSMPYAVLAASLPPERTGVYMGIFNFFIVTPEILASLFFGWFMIHLLHNNRIYAIIAGGVFMLIAAALMQRVRDPQTLSVQDV comes from the coding sequence ATGAGTACATCGCAGACCGAACAGGTTGGGGCAAAAACTGTCACGTATTTCCGCAAACCCGAGCGCAGCTTCTGGCAGATATGGAACATGAGCTTCGGCTTTCTGGGAATCCAGTTTGGCTGGGGTCTGCAGATGGCCAACATGAGCGCCATCTATGAGTACTTGGGCGCGCGCGCCAATCAGATTCCCATCCTGTGGCTTGCAGCTCCGTTGACCGGATTGCTAATTCAGCCGTTGATCGGCCACGCCAGCGATCACACCTGGGGACGCCTTGGCCGCCGCCGTCCGTATTTTCTAGTCGGCGCAATCCTGAGTTCGCTAATGCTCATTCTGATGCCCAACGCATCGGCGCTGTGGATGGCAGCCGGCATGCTATGGATTCTGGATGCTTCCATCAATGTCAGCATGGAACCGTTCCGCGCGTTCGTTGCCGACATTCTTCCTGAAGGTCAGCGCACGGGTGGCTTCGCCATGCAAAGCCTTTTCATTGGACTCGGCGCATCGTTTTCGTCGGCCCTGCCTTATATCCTGACAAACGTCTTCCATATGCAGCAGAAAGTTGGAGACACGCGCGCTGTACCTACCGTTGTGCGTCTGTCGTTCTATGTGGGTGCGGTGGCCTTTATCGGTGCTGTGCTGTGGACGATCATGACCACCAAGGAATATCCGCCGCAGGATATGGAAGCCTTCCGACGCGCGAAAGCTGAGAAGACAAGTCTTTCGTCCAGTGCGCGTGAGATTTTTGCCGCTATTGCTGAGATGCCTGACACCATGCGCAAACTCGGGCCCGTGCAACTCTGCACATGGCTGGGCCTCTTCTGCATGTGGCTGTATTTTCCGGTAGCGGTAGCGCACAACGTGTTTGGTGCGAACGACACGAGTTCGCCGCTCTACCAGGCGGGCGTTGAATGGGGCGGCAACTGCTTTGCTGTCTATTCCATCGTGTGCTTCGCATTTTCGTTTGCACTTCCTGGACTAGCCCGCAAACTTGGGCGCAAAAATACGCACACCGTCTGCCTGATCTGCGGAGCGCTCGGGCTAATGTCGGTGTCCGTCATTCACAACAAGTATGTCCTGCTGTTAACGATGGTGGGGGTTGGGATTGCCTGGGCAAGTACGTTGTCAATGCCGTACGCCGTGCTTGCAGCTTCTCTTCCGCCGGAGCGCACCGGGGTCTACATGGGCATCTTCAACTTCTTCATCGTCACGCCCGAGATTCTGGCTTCGCTCTTCTTCGGCTGGTTCATGATTCATCTTTTGCATAACAATCGCATCTATGCCATCATTGCCGGCGGCGTATTCATGTTGATTGCGGCCGCACTGATGCAACGCGTGCGCGATCCCCAGACGCTGAGCGTGCAGGACGTCTGA
- a CDS encoding cobalamin-binding protein, translating into MLAKQPGQHFSSYPERIVCLSDEVAELIYLLGEQDRIVGVSGFSTRPPEVRLKPRVSTFRDANFESIAQLEPDLIITYSDVQAEITREASRRGYTVLNCNQRSIAEIFETVAMLARILGKQADGDRLIAAYTSNLEHIASKAEQFRSRPRVFFEEWNDPIISGIEWVEELVKIAGGEPIFPEHRKCRKAQDRVVEWESVIERNPEVIFASWCGMKVNMEEIRSRPRADEIIAVREGRIYEIPSSLILQPGPAALTDGVAQLHGFLVEVAGKDV; encoded by the coding sequence ATGCTCGCAAAGCAACCTGGCCAACACTTTTCTTCTTATCCGGAACGGATTGTCTGCCTCTCAGACGAAGTAGCCGAACTGATTTACCTGCTCGGTGAACAGGATCGAATCGTCGGGGTTTCAGGTTTTTCAACCCGGCCGCCAGAAGTGCGACTGAAGCCTCGCGTCTCCACGTTTCGCGATGCCAATTTCGAGTCGATCGCTCAACTTGAACCCGACCTCATCATCACCTATTCCGACGTGCAAGCGGAAATAACGCGTGAGGCCTCGCGTCGCGGATACACGGTGTTGAACTGCAATCAGCGAAGCATTGCAGAGATTTTCGAGACAGTGGCAATGCTTGCGCGCATCCTGGGAAAACAGGCAGATGGCGACCGACTGATTGCCGCCTACACAAGCAATCTTGAACACATCGCATCCAAAGCTGAGCAGTTTCGCTCTCGTCCTCGGGTCTTCTTTGAGGAGTGGAACGATCCCATCATCAGCGGCATCGAGTGGGTCGAAGAGCTGGTGAAGATTGCCGGCGGAGAGCCGATCTTTCCCGAGCATCGCAAATGCAGGAAAGCGCAAGATCGGGTTGTCGAGTGGGAGTCCGTCATTGAACGCAACCCCGAGGTGATCTTCGCGTCCTGGTGCGGGATGAAGGTGAACATGGAGGAAATACGATCGAGGCCGCGTGCCGATGAGATCATCGCTGTTCGCGAAGGACGTATCTACGAGATCCCCTCATCGCTGATTCTGCAGCCGGGGCCCGCTGCGCTGACTGATGGCGTGGCCCAGTTGCATGGCTTCCTCGTAGAAGTGGCGGGGAAAGACGTCTGA
- a CDS encoding ABC transporter permease yields MALQLSELWEYRELLYFLTWREVKVRYKQTALGAAWAIIQPLFTMLIFSLFFGKLAKVPSDNIPYPLFCLAGLVPWTFFANGLAQSSNSLVTSSNLISKVYFPRLSIPLSAVLSGAVDFTISFALLIGMMTFYRQVPPARCVYLPLFFLLAFVTALGVGLWLSALNVKYRDVRYTIPFLTQFWMFATPIAYPSTLLHEPWRALYGLNPMAGVVEGFRWALIGADTAPGPIIVASSFAAALILIGGAFYFQRMEKIFADLV; encoded by the coding sequence GTGGCATTGCAGCTGAGCGAACTATGGGAGTATCGGGAACTCCTGTATTTCCTCACGTGGCGCGAGGTCAAGGTTCGTTACAAGCAGACTGCTCTTGGTGCTGCGTGGGCGATCATTCAGCCGCTGTTTACCATGCTGATCTTCAGCCTGTTCTTCGGCAAATTGGCGAAGGTGCCGTCGGACAACATTCCCTATCCTCTCTTCTGTCTCGCCGGACTGGTGCCATGGACATTTTTCGCTAACGGTCTAGCTCAGTCCTCGAACAGCCTCGTGACTAGCTCGAACTTGATATCCAAGGTTTACTTTCCGCGTCTGTCCATACCGCTTTCAGCAGTATTGTCAGGCGCGGTCGATTTCACAATTTCGTTTGCACTGCTAATTGGCATGATGACTTTCTATAGGCAGGTGCCGCCAGCGCGATGCGTATATCTCCCGTTGTTCTTTCTTCTGGCATTTGTAACGGCGCTCGGTGTTGGCCTCTGGCTTTCCGCGTTGAACGTGAAGTACCGGGATGTGCGCTATACGATTCCGTTTCTGACGCAGTTCTGGATGTTCGCAACACCAATCGCATATCCATCCACTCTGCTGCATGAGCCATGGCGAGCGTTGTACGGATTGAATCCGATGGCTGGGGTGGTGGAGGGATTTCGGTGGGCCCTTATCGGGGCCGACACTGCCCCGGGACCCATCATCGTCGCCTCCTCCTTCGCAGCGGCACTCATCCTAATTGGCGGAGCTTTCTACTTTCAGCGAATGGAAAAGATCTTTGCGGATCTGGTGTAA
- a CDS encoding ABC transporter ATP-binding protein — translation MSDIAIRAENLGKRYDIGALQLGRGRYTYNSLRDSIANAASAPFRIVRSWIGGDGGMGRDEDRTIWALKDVSFEIKRGDIVGVIGRNGAGKSTLLKLLARITKPTTGRAEIHGRVGSLLEVGTGFHPELTGRDNIYLNGSILGMKRAEIARRFDEIVAFAEVEQFIDTPVKHYSSGMYLRLAFAVAAHLETDVLLVDEVLAVGDYRFQEKCIGKMRDVATTGRTILFVSHSMASVQRLCKRAIAFSGGRLVADDSPATVIAGYIGNNLGDTYIEAANPTQPTITRAALVLNDQTLLLSIDFESPFPLTPPVFGFVIYNSVGTPVFGTNNRADPISPPPEPSRAGRFEVAIPADHFRPDRYLFSFWLGDPFTDYCVREMVLQVELNGSVGGGLPTEGNGNIYLNTDWRYEASRKANTP, via the coding sequence ATGAGTGATATCGCGATCCGCGCAGAAAATCTCGGCAAACGATATGACATCGGAGCACTTCAGTTGGGTCGTGGCCGTTATACCTACAACTCCCTTCGCGACTCGATTGCGAACGCGGCGTCTGCTCCTTTTCGTATCGTTCGTTCCTGGATCGGGGGTGACGGAGGCATGGGGCGTGACGAGGATCGGACCATCTGGGCGCTGAAAGACGTCTCATTTGAAATCAAGCGCGGCGATATTGTGGGTGTGATTGGGAGAAACGGTGCAGGAAAAAGCACCCTCCTGAAATTGCTGGCGCGGATCACCAAACCAACGACGGGACGCGCCGAGATTCACGGTCGCGTGGGATCGCTGCTCGAGGTAGGAACAGGTTTTCATCCTGAGCTCACCGGCCGGGACAATATATATCTGAATGGCTCCATACTTGGAATGAAGCGCGCCGAGATTGCCCGTCGCTTTGATGAGATCGTGGCTTTCGCCGAGGTTGAGCAGTTTATCGATACGCCGGTAAAGCACTACTCGAGTGGGATGTATTTGCGGCTGGCGTTCGCAGTGGCGGCGCATCTTGAAACCGACGTGCTGCTGGTGGATGAAGTGCTGGCGGTCGGAGACTACCGGTTTCAAGAAAAGTGCATTGGAAAGATGCGGGACGTCGCTACCACGGGTCGGACTATTTTGTTTGTCAGCCATTCGATGGCGTCCGTACAAAGGCTATGCAAGCGAGCGATCGCATTCTCGGGCGGAAGATTAGTTGCTGACGACAGCCCTGCGACCGTCATTGCTGGATATATTGGTAACAATCTAGGGGACACCTATATCGAGGCTGCTAACCCAACGCAGCCTACTATCACCAGGGCTGCGCTTGTTCTTAACGACCAGACGCTTTTGCTTTCCATCGATTTCGAGTCGCCATTCCCTTTGACTCCACCGGTGTTTGGATTTGTTATTTACAACTCCGTGGGTACGCCGGTATTCGGTACAAACAACAGGGCGGATCCTATCTCTCCTCCTCCGGAACCATCGAGAGCGGGACGCTTCGAGGTCGCAATTCCTGCAGACCACTTTCGTCCCGATCGCTATCTATTTTCATTCTGGCTAGGCGATCCTTTCACAGACTATTGCGTTCGAGAGATGGTGCTTCAGGTTGAATTGAACGGAAGCGTAGGAGGGGGACTTCCCACCGAAGGCAATGGAAACATTTATCTGAATACGGACTGGCGCTACGAGGCTTCGAGGAAGGCAAATACTCCGTGA
- a CDS encoding beta-1,6-N-acetylglucosaminyltransferase, with amino-acid sequence MSQIGFVIITHTAPEQIVRLIRTVNLVYANPPIVLHHDFDQSPLLISLPANVQVVRPHISTRWCGYSVVQATLAALALLYASPAKPDWFALLSGACYPTKPAKAVISDLENGGFDAHMDYHLIDPSHLDSELQCEWYRRYYSLKFGLAKLDRRALPPFIAKLTSPYSKNHTRCYAGSEWFTGNRRVAEYILGSKEQYSWLAKHLQGRHCPDETYFQTVVCNAPAFRLSKNNYRFIDWSSGAAHPKTLETDDLESILGSSAHFARKFAPDSRVLNRLDDYLEIRHS; translated from the coding sequence ATGAGCCAGATTGGTTTCGTAATCATCACACACACGGCCCCCGAACAGATCGTTCGGCTCATACGAACGGTGAACCTCGTATATGCAAATCCGCCCATTGTTCTACACCACGATTTCGATCAATCACCACTCCTGATTTCATTACCCGCAAACGTTCAGGTTGTGCGGCCACACATCTCCACGCGGTGGTGCGGCTACTCAGTGGTTCAGGCAACGCTAGCCGCTCTGGCTCTCCTGTATGCAAGTCCTGCAAAGCCAGACTGGTTCGCGTTGCTGTCCGGCGCATGCTATCCCACAAAGCCCGCAAAAGCCGTAATTTCAGACTTGGAGAACGGCGGCTTTGATGCGCATATGGATTACCATCTCATCGATCCCTCACACCTTGACAGTGAGCTTCAATGCGAATGGTATCGACGGTACTACAGCTTGAAATTTGGCCTGGCGAAGCTTGACCGGCGCGCCCTCCCGCCGTTCATTGCCAAATTAACGTCGCCTTATTCCAAGAACCACACCCGTTGCTATGCGGGCTCGGAGTGGTTTACAGGCAACCGGAGGGTTGCGGAATATATTCTGGGCTCGAAAGAACAATATTCCTGGCTGGCAAAGCACCTGCAAGGCCGTCATTGTCCCGACGAGACCTATTTTCAGACGGTAGTTTGCAATGCGCCTGCATTTCGTCTATCGAAGAATAACTACCGATTTATCGATTGGTCCTCGGGAGCTGCGCACCCAAAGACGCTTGAGACCGATGATCTGGAATCAATCCTCGGCTCTTCCGCACACTTCGCTCGCAAGTTTGCGCCTGACAGTCGGGTGCTCAACCGCCTGGACGATTATCTCGAAATAAGGCATTCGTAG
- a CDS encoding glycosyltransferase family 4 protein — translation MPAAILHLLGSAQLEETGPARIVAALASGLDREKYQVHAWCLGAPGPLVGYLQSAGAEARSVDWSQGLRDPLGAYRFWRLIRDHDFAIVHHHFGGRMARRIVRASSNARLVVHLHARIQELDSARRIPVAVQGADLVIAVSKAVARQIQQPKPIVVYSGVEVRHVPREPISPGTEVVVGASGRLVDIKGLSYLIKALAILSSEFPDFQVEIAGDGPERENLENYARELNLKERVRFLGWQTDLEPVLRRWDIFAMPSLTEGFPMAALEAMAQGLPVVATNVGGLPELVEDGGTGILVPPSDAEALANGLRSLIVDTKRMKEMGVAGWRRARDQFSINRMVAQTASIYDSLLTSQK, via the coding sequence ATGCCAGCCGCGATTTTGCATCTGCTAGGCTCTGCGCAGCTCGAAGAAACGGGGCCAGCTCGCATTGTGGCCGCACTTGCCAGTGGACTTGATCGGGAAAAATATCAAGTGCATGCATGGTGCCTTGGTGCGCCCGGCCCTCTGGTGGGTTATCTCCAATCAGCCGGCGCTGAAGCGCGATCAGTGGACTGGTCCCAAGGTCTGCGTGATCCGCTGGGCGCTTACCGCTTCTGGCGCCTCATTCGCGATCACGACTTCGCTATTGTGCATCATCACTTTGGGGGCCGAATGGCCCGCCGGATAGTTCGCGCTTCGTCGAATGCGCGTCTCGTAGTCCATCTTCACGCACGCATTCAAGAGCTCGATTCGGCGCGCCGTATTCCCGTCGCAGTGCAAGGCGCAGACCTGGTCATCGCAGTCTCCAAAGCGGTTGCCCGCCAGATTCAACAACCAAAACCGATCGTTGTCTACTCCGGAGTGGAAGTGCGCCATGTGCCCCGTGAACCAATTTCCCCAGGAACGGAGGTTGTCGTGGGAGCGTCAGGTCGCCTCGTAGACATCAAGGGACTCTCTTATCTGATCAAAGCGTTGGCGATCCTATCCTCGGAATTTCCCGACTTTCAGGTGGAAATTGCAGGTGACGGTCCCGAGCGAGAGAACCTGGAGAATTACGCGCGCGAACTGAATTTGAAGGAGCGTGTGCGCTTTCTAGGTTGGCAGACGGACCTTGAACCGGTCCTTCGGAGGTGGGATATATTCGCAATGCCCTCGCTGACTGAGGGGTTTCCGATGGCCGCGCTTGAAGCGATGGCACAGGGGCTGCCGGTAGTTGCCACAAATGTCGGCGGTTTGCCCGAATTGGTTGAAGACGGTGGAACGGGAATCTTGGTCCCGCCTTCGGATGCTGAGGCACTGGCAAATGGTTTGCGCAGTCTCATTGTGGATACAAAACGTATGAAGGAGATGGGAGTTGCCGGGTGGCGTCGTGCTCGCGATCAATTCTCGATTAACCGCATGGTCGCGCAGACTGCTTCCATCTACGATTCACTGCTGACTTCGCAAAAATGA
- a CDS encoding polysaccharide deacetylase family protein, with product MNATPHSTGSADPTESKLELSVIVSSVNPVPTLTRAVNSLLEQDLPAAAYEVIVVVSGADGNRVEYLRSLRPACSLHIIEESNRGFGVALNQAVAGARGSIVLFTNDDLTLHPGNFGAHLDAHRTSDSRVVSGPTLVEADNDCPRMAQWARENIDEKANRRDAGLTWQRDLRVSRNYSIARARLLACGGFDDAFSWRAHDELGVRLAKSGLVFFHDTKAISGLVYAPTAEQMARIEARGRGKEEIPLLRKHPELRPHSALARFADSPSWRWVATQLVARFPISPDSVLRPAFALASSFQSKPWIRRVGLRLFRARYAVSFLRGAVESAGWPELQAEVGRRLPVFMYHHVGPPQPDSEPALFVSAARFETHLRFLTRKGYRGIAASDWLSWVRDAKPLPEKSVLLTFDDAIADLYDHAFPVLERYGFNAVVFVPTNCVSKGNLWNHSLGYKWRPCLSSEQIQYWAAKGFEFGAHSRNHPDLTKLNDAGLQDEIAGSRIDLEKIVRSPVICFAYPYGDHNSAAAQCVGQQFDLGFTTEEGLNTLGTDRSRLRRCAVFEWDSLLDLDLMLRLGWNPIRRLKIRQRFRGLKRRLRIGTH from the coding sequence ATGAACGCGACTCCTCATAGCACAGGCTCAGCCGATCCAACCGAATCGAAACTTGAACTATCGGTAATCGTCTCTTCGGTCAATCCCGTGCCGACTCTCACGCGAGCAGTAAATTCCCTGCTTGAGCAGGATTTGCCGGCCGCTGCGTATGAAGTGATTGTGGTTGTCAGTGGCGCTGACGGCAATCGCGTCGAGTATTTGCGCAGCCTGCGTCCCGCATGTTCACTGCACATCATCGAAGAATCGAATCGCGGGTTCGGTGTCGCTCTGAATCAAGCGGTTGCTGGCGCGCGCGGAAGTATCGTGCTGTTTACGAATGACGACCTCACGCTTCACCCAGGCAACTTCGGCGCGCACTTAGACGCGCACAGAACGAGTGACTCGCGGGTTGTGTCCGGTCCAACGTTAGTAGAGGCGGACAATGACTGTCCGCGGATGGCCCAGTGGGCTCGTGAAAACATCGATGAAAAGGCTAACCGTCGCGACGCTGGCCTGACTTGGCAGCGTGACCTGAGAGTCAGTCGCAATTACTCGATCGCCCGCGCGAGGTTGCTCGCCTGCGGTGGGTTCGACGATGCATTCTCGTGGCGTGCCCATGATGAGTTGGGCGTCAGACTCGCTAAATCGGGTCTCGTATTCTTCCACGACACCAAGGCAATCAGCGGCCTAGTCTATGCGCCGACAGCCGAGCAGATGGCGCGCATAGAAGCCCGAGGACGGGGAAAGGAAGAGATACCACTTCTCCGAAAGCATCCCGAGTTGAGGCCCCACTCAGCTCTTGCCCGGTTTGCAGACAGTCCTTCATGGAGATGGGTCGCCACTCAGCTCGTCGCACGATTTCCAATCTCACCGGATTCGGTGCTTCGGCCAGCTTTCGCCTTGGCAAGCAGCTTTCAATCAAAACCATGGATAAGGCGCGTGGGGTTGCGCCTGTTTCGAGCCCGATACGCTGTCAGCTTTTTGCGCGGTGCGGTAGAGAGTGCCGGCTGGCCGGAACTGCAAGCTGAAGTTGGCAGGCGACTGCCGGTATTCATGTACCATCACGTCGGTCCGCCTCAACCCGATTCTGAACCTGCCCTCTTCGTCAGCGCGGCGCGGTTTGAGACTCATCTGCGTTTCCTCACACGAAAGGGATACAGAGGGATTGCAGCTTCAGACTGGTTGTCGTGGGTGCGAGATGCAAAGCCGTTGCCTGAGAAATCGGTGCTGTTGACCTTTGACGACGCGATCGCAGATCTGTACGACCATGCGTTCCCCGTGTTGGAACGTTACGGTTTCAATGCCGTGGTGTTTGTGCCGACCAACTGTGTGAGCAAGGGCAACCTGTGGAATCATTCTCTGGGTTACAAATGGCGGCCGTGTTTGAGCTCCGAACAGATTCAGTACTGGGCTGCGAAGGGATTCGAGTTTGGCGCGCACAGCCGCAACCATCCGGATCTCACCAAGCTGAACGATGCTGGATTGCAGGACGAAATAGCGGGCAGCCGGATCGACCTCGAGAAAATCGTGCGTTCTCCAGTCATCTGCTTTGCCTATCCATACGGTGATCACAACAGCGCAGCCGCTCAATGCGTAGGGCAGCAGTTCGATCTAGGTTTTACAACCGAGGAGGGCTTGAACACACTCGGAACTGACCGCAGTCGCCTCCGCAGATGCGCTGTGTTTGAATGGGACTCACTGCTGGATCTAGATCTGATGCTGCGATTAGGGTGGAATCCTATCCGCCGACTTAAGATACGACAGCGATTCCGTGGATTGAAGCGCCGCTTAAGGATCGGTACGCACTAG